A stretch of the Orcinus orca chromosome 1, mOrcOrc1.1, whole genome shotgun sequence genome encodes the following:
- the WDR47 gene encoding WD repeat-containing protein 47 isoform X2 — protein sequence MTAEETVNVKEVEIIKLILDFLNSKKLHISMLALEKESGVINGLFSDDMLFLRQLILDGQWDEVLQFIQPLECMEKFDKKRFRYIILKQKFLEALCVNNAMSAEDEPQHLEFTMQEAVQCLHALEEYCPSKDDYSKLCLLLTLPRLTNHAEFKDWNPSTARVHCFEEACVMVAEFIPADRKLSEAGFKASNNRLFQLVMKGLLYECCVEFCQSKATGEEITESEVLLGIDLLCGNGCDDLDLSLLSWLQNLPSSVFSCAFEQKMLNIHVDKLLKPTKAAYADLLTPLISKLSPYPSSPLRRPQSADAYMTRSLNPALDGLTCGLTSHDKRISDLGNKTSPMSHSFANFHYPGVQNLSRSLMLENTECHSIYEESPERDTPVEAQRPISSEILGQSSVSEKEPANGAQNSGPAKQEKNELRDSTEQFQEYYRQRLRYQQHLEQKEQQRQIYQQMLLEGGVNQEDGPDQQQNLTEQFLNRSIQKLGELNIGMDSLGNEVPALNQQCNGNKGNGSNNSSITSFSTPSQDSSQRLTHDASDIHTSTPSNPGSINHTPFLEESPSCGNQISSEHSVIKPPLGDSSGNLSRSRGEEDDKTKKQFVCINTLEDTQAVRAVAFHPGGGLYAVGSNSKTLRVCAYPEVIDPSAHDIPKQPVVRFKRNKHHKGSIYCVAWSPCGQLLATGSNDKYVKVLPFNAETCNATGPDLEFSMHDGTIRDLAFMEGPESGGAILISAGAGDCNIYTTDCQRGQGLHALSGHTGHILALYTWSGWMIASGSQDKTVRFWDLRVPSCVRVVGTTFHGTGDLTKQLPIMVVGEHKDKVIQCRWHTQDLSFLSSSADRTVTLWTYSG from the exons gtTTCGTTATATTATCCTGAAGCAGAAGTTTTTAGAAGCTTTATGTGTTAACAACGCAATGTCAGCAGAAGATGAGCCCCAGCAT CTGGAATTTACCATGCAAGAAGCTGTGCAATGTTTACATGCCCTAGAAGAGTACTGTCCTTCTAAAGATGATTACAGCAAGCTCTGTTTGCTTTTGACTTTGCCTCGTCTGACCAATCATGCTGAATTTAAGGACTGGAATCCCAGCACTGCACGAGTTCACTGTTTTGAAGAGGCTTGTGTCATGGTTGCAGAATTCATCCCTGCTGATAGGAAGCTAAGTGAGGCTGGTTTTAAAGCAAGTAACAATCGTTTATTTCAGCTTGTAATGAAGGGCCTACTTTATGAATGCtgtgtagaattttgtcaaagtAAAGCAACTGGAGAAGAAATTACAGAAAGTGAAGTACTACTTGGTATCGACCTCTTATGTGGTAATGGTTGTGATGATTTGGATCTGAGTTTATTGTCATGGCTTCAGAATCTCCCATCTTCGGTCTTCTCTTGTGCTTTTGAACAGAAAATGCTTAATATTCATGTTGACAAACTTCTGAAACCCACAAAAGCTGCATATGCTGATCTTTTGACTCCTCTTATCAGCAAACTTTCTCCCTATCCATCATCTCCATTGAGAAGGCCTCAATCAGCTGATGCCTATATGACCCGCTCTCTGAATCCTGCTTTAGATGGCCTCACTTGTGGACTAACCAGTCATGATAAGAGAATTTCAGACCTTGGGAACAAAACTTCTCCAATGTCACACTCCTTTGCTAACTTCCATTATCCAGGGGTACAAAACCTCAGTAGAAGTCTCATGCTTGAGAATACAGAATGTCACAGTATTTATGAAGAATCCCCTGAACG TGATACACCTGTCGAGGCACAGCGGCCTATCAGCAGTGAAATCCTGGGCCAGAGTTCAGTTTCAGAAAAAGAGCCTGCAAATGGAGCACAGAATTCAGGACCAgctaagcaagaaaaaaatgag ctTCGAGATTCAACAGAACAATTTCAAGAATATTATAGGCAACGATTACGCTATCAACAGCATTTAGAACAGAAGGAGCAACAGCGACAGATATACCAACAGATGCTGCTTGAAGGAGGTGTGAATCAGGAGGATGGTCCTGATCAGCAGCAGAATCTTACCGAACAATTCCTCAATAG gtCCATTCAAAAGCTAGGTGAATTAAATATTGGAATGGATAGCCTTGGTAATGAGGTACCAGCGCTCAACCAGCAATGTAATGGGAACAAAGGCAATGGATCTAATAATTCTTCCATCACTAGTTTTTCTACACCATCCCAAGACTCTAGTCAGAGATTAACACATGATGCTTCAGATATTCACACAAGCACTCCTAGTAATCCTGGATCAATAAATCACACACCTTTTCTTGAGGAATCACCTTCTTGTGGAAACCAAAT CTCATCAGAACATTCGGTCATTAAGCCACCTCTTGGAGATTCTTCAGGGAATCTGTCAAGATCAAGAGGGGAAGAG gatgacaaaacaaaaaagcagtttGTTTGTATTAATACCCTAGAAGACACACAAGCTGTTAGAGCAGTGGCTTTTCATCCAGGTGGTGGTCTATATGCTGTTGGTTCAAATTCAAAAACTCTGAGAGTATGTGCCTATCCAGAAGTAATTGATCCAAG TGCACATGACATCCCTAAGCAGCCAGTGGTGCGTTTTAAAAGGAATAAGCATCACAAAGGATCCATTTACTGTGTGGCCTGGAGTCCTTGTGGACAGTTATTAGCGACAGGATCAAATGACAAATACGTCAAAGTGCTGCCCTTCAATGCAGAGACTTGTAATGCAACAG GACCGGATCTGGAATTTAGTATGCATGATGGGACAATTAGAGACTTGGCATTTATGGAAGGCCCAGAAAGTGGTGGAGCTATTTTGATAAGTGCTGGAGCAGGGGATTGTAACATTTATACAACCGATTGTCAAAGAGGACAGGGCCTCCATGCTCTGAGTGGGCATACCG GGCATATTTTAGCGCTTTACACTTGGAGTGGCTGGATGATTGCGTCTGGTTCCCAAGATAAGACTGTTAGGTTCTGGGATCTCCGTGTACCAAGCTGTGTTCGCGTTGTTGGCACAACATTCCATGGAACTG GAGACCTCACTAAACAGCTTCCTATCATGGTGGTGGGGGAACACAAGGACAAAGTCATTCAGTGCAGGTGGCACACCCAGGATCTTTCCTTCCTGTCGTCCTCTGCAGACAGAACTGTAACCCTCTGGACATACAGTGGATAG
- the WDR47 gene encoding WD repeat-containing protein 47 isoform X1 — protein MTAEETVNVKEVEIIKLILDFLNSKKLHISMLALEKESGVINGLFSDDMLFLRQLILDGQWDEVLQFIQPLECMEKFDKKRFRYIILKQKFLEALCVNNAMSAEDEPQHLEFTMQEAVQCLHALEEYCPSKDDYSKLCLLLTLPRLTNHAEFKDWNPSTARVHCFEEACVMVAEFIPADRKLSEAGFKASNNRLFQLVMKGLLYECCVEFCQSKATGEEITESEVLLGIDLLCGNGCDDLDLSLLSWLQNLPSSVFSCAFEQKMLNIHVDKLLKPTKAAYADLLTPLISKLSPYPSSPLRRPQSADAYMTRSLNPALDGLTCGLTSHDKRISDLGNKTSPMSHSFANFHYPGVQNLSRSLMLENTECHSIYEESPERDTPVEAQRPISSEILGQSSVSEKEPANGAQNSGPAKQEKNELRDSTEQFQEYYRQRLRYQQHLEQKEQQRQIYQQMLLEGGVNQEDGPDQQQNLTEQFLNRSIQKLGELNIGMDSLGNEVPALNQQCNGNKGNGSNNSSITSFSTPSQDSSQRLTHDASDIHTSTPSNPGSINHTPFLEESPSCGNQISSEHSVIKPPLGDSSGNLSRSRGEEDDKTKKQFVCINTLEDTQAVRAVAFHPGGGLYAVGSNSKTLRVCAYPEVIDPSAHDIPKQPVVRFKRNKHHKGSIYCVAWSPCGQLLATGSNDKYVKVLPFNAETCNATGPDLEFSMHDGTIRDLAFMEGPESGGAILISAGAGDCNIYTTDCQRGQGLHALSGHTGHILALYTWSGWMIASGSQDKTVRFWDLRVPSCVRVVGTTFHGTGSAVASVAVDPSGRLLATGQEDSSCMLYDIRGGRMVQSYHPHSSDVRSVRFSPGAHYLLTGSYDMKIKVTDLQGDLTKQLPIMVVGEHKDKVIQCRWHTQDLSFLSSSADRTVTLWTYSG, from the exons gtTTCGTTATATTATCCTGAAGCAGAAGTTTTTAGAAGCTTTATGTGTTAACAACGCAATGTCAGCAGAAGATGAGCCCCAGCAT CTGGAATTTACCATGCAAGAAGCTGTGCAATGTTTACATGCCCTAGAAGAGTACTGTCCTTCTAAAGATGATTACAGCAAGCTCTGTTTGCTTTTGACTTTGCCTCGTCTGACCAATCATGCTGAATTTAAGGACTGGAATCCCAGCACTGCACGAGTTCACTGTTTTGAAGAGGCTTGTGTCATGGTTGCAGAATTCATCCCTGCTGATAGGAAGCTAAGTGAGGCTGGTTTTAAAGCAAGTAACAATCGTTTATTTCAGCTTGTAATGAAGGGCCTACTTTATGAATGCtgtgtagaattttgtcaaagtAAAGCAACTGGAGAAGAAATTACAGAAAGTGAAGTACTACTTGGTATCGACCTCTTATGTGGTAATGGTTGTGATGATTTGGATCTGAGTTTATTGTCATGGCTTCAGAATCTCCCATCTTCGGTCTTCTCTTGTGCTTTTGAACAGAAAATGCTTAATATTCATGTTGACAAACTTCTGAAACCCACAAAAGCTGCATATGCTGATCTTTTGACTCCTCTTATCAGCAAACTTTCTCCCTATCCATCATCTCCATTGAGAAGGCCTCAATCAGCTGATGCCTATATGACCCGCTCTCTGAATCCTGCTTTAGATGGCCTCACTTGTGGACTAACCAGTCATGATAAGAGAATTTCAGACCTTGGGAACAAAACTTCTCCAATGTCACACTCCTTTGCTAACTTCCATTATCCAGGGGTACAAAACCTCAGTAGAAGTCTCATGCTTGAGAATACAGAATGTCACAGTATTTATGAAGAATCCCCTGAACG TGATACACCTGTCGAGGCACAGCGGCCTATCAGCAGTGAAATCCTGGGCCAGAGTTCAGTTTCAGAAAAAGAGCCTGCAAATGGAGCACAGAATTCAGGACCAgctaagcaagaaaaaaatgag ctTCGAGATTCAACAGAACAATTTCAAGAATATTATAGGCAACGATTACGCTATCAACAGCATTTAGAACAGAAGGAGCAACAGCGACAGATATACCAACAGATGCTGCTTGAAGGAGGTGTGAATCAGGAGGATGGTCCTGATCAGCAGCAGAATCTTACCGAACAATTCCTCAATAG gtCCATTCAAAAGCTAGGTGAATTAAATATTGGAATGGATAGCCTTGGTAATGAGGTACCAGCGCTCAACCAGCAATGTAATGGGAACAAAGGCAATGGATCTAATAATTCTTCCATCACTAGTTTTTCTACACCATCCCAAGACTCTAGTCAGAGATTAACACATGATGCTTCAGATATTCACACAAGCACTCCTAGTAATCCTGGATCAATAAATCACACACCTTTTCTTGAGGAATCACCTTCTTGTGGAAACCAAAT CTCATCAGAACATTCGGTCATTAAGCCACCTCTTGGAGATTCTTCAGGGAATCTGTCAAGATCAAGAGGGGAAGAG gatgacaaaacaaaaaagcagtttGTTTGTATTAATACCCTAGAAGACACACAAGCTGTTAGAGCAGTGGCTTTTCATCCAGGTGGTGGTCTATATGCTGTTGGTTCAAATTCAAAAACTCTGAGAGTATGTGCCTATCCAGAAGTAATTGATCCAAG TGCACATGACATCCCTAAGCAGCCAGTGGTGCGTTTTAAAAGGAATAAGCATCACAAAGGATCCATTTACTGTGTGGCCTGGAGTCCTTGTGGACAGTTATTAGCGACAGGATCAAATGACAAATACGTCAAAGTGCTGCCCTTCAATGCAGAGACTTGTAATGCAACAG GACCGGATCTGGAATTTAGTATGCATGATGGGACAATTAGAGACTTGGCATTTATGGAAGGCCCAGAAAGTGGTGGAGCTATTTTGATAAGTGCTGGAGCAGGGGATTGTAACATTTATACAACCGATTGTCAAAGAGGACAGGGCCTCCATGCTCTGAGTGGGCATACCG GGCATATTTTAGCGCTTTACACTTGGAGTGGCTGGATGATTGCGTCTGGTTCCCAAGATAAGACTGTTAGGTTCTGGGATCTCCGTGTACCAAGCTGTGTTCGCGTTGTTGGCACAACATTCCATGGAACTG GCAGTGCAGTGGCATCTGTAGCTGTAGATCCCAGTGGCCGTCTCTTAGCCACAGGACAAGAAGATTCCAGCTGCATGTTATATGACATAAGAGGAGGAAGAATGGTACAAAGTTACCACCCTCATTCCAGTGATGTTCGCTCTGTTCGATTCTCTCCTGGAGCTCACTACTTGCTAACAGGATCCTATGATATGAAAATAAAGGTGACAGACCTACAAG GAGACCTCACTAAACAGCTTCCTATCATGGTGGTGGGGGAACACAAGGACAAAGTCATTCAGTGCAGGTGGCACACCCAGGATCTTTCCTTCCTGTCGTCCTCTGCAGACAGAACTGTAACCCTCTGGACATACAGTGGATAG
- the WDR47 gene encoding WD repeat-containing protein 47 isoform X3 has protein sequence MTAEETVNVKEVEIIKLILDFLNSKKLHISMLALEKESGVINGLFSDDMLFLRQLILDGQWDEVLQFIQPLECMEKFDKKRFRYIILKQKFLEALCVNNAMSAEDEPQHLEFTMQEAVQCLHALEEYCPSKDDYSKLCLLLTLPRLTNHAEFKDWNPSTARVHCFEEACVMVAEFIPADRKLSEAGFKASNNRLFQLVMKGLLYECCVEFCQSKATGEEITESEVLLGIDLLCGNGCDDLDLSLLSWLQNLPSSVFSCAFEQKMLNIHVDKLLKPTKAAYADLLTPLISKLSPYPSSPLRRPQSADAYMTRSLNPALDGLTCGLTSHDKRISDLGNKTSPMSHSFANFHYPGVQNLSRSLMLENTECHSIYEESPERDTPVEAQRPISSEILGQSSVSEKEPANGAQNSGPAKQEKNELRDSTEQFQEYYRQRLRYQQHLEQKEQQRQIYQQMLLEGGVNQEDGPDQQQNLTEQFLNRSIQKLGELNIGMDSLGNEVPALNQQCNGNKGNGSNNSSITSFSTPSQDSSQRLTHDASDIHTSTPSNPGSINHTPFLEESPSCGNQIAHDIPKQPVVRFKRNKHHKGSIYCVAWSPCGQLLATGSNDKYVKVLPFNAETCNATGPDLEFSMHDGTIRDLAFMEGPESGGAILISAGAGDCNIYTTDCQRGQGLHALSGHTGHILALYTWSGWMIASGSQDKTVRFWDLRVPSCVRVVGTTFHGTGSAVASVAVDPSGRLLATGQEDSSCMLYDIRGGRMVQSYHPHSSDVRSVRFSPGAHYLLTGSYDMKIKVTDLQGDLTKQLPIMVVGEHKDKVIQCRWHTQDLSFLSSSADRTVTLWTYSG, from the exons gtTTCGTTATATTATCCTGAAGCAGAAGTTTTTAGAAGCTTTATGTGTTAACAACGCAATGTCAGCAGAAGATGAGCCCCAGCAT CTGGAATTTACCATGCAAGAAGCTGTGCAATGTTTACATGCCCTAGAAGAGTACTGTCCTTCTAAAGATGATTACAGCAAGCTCTGTTTGCTTTTGACTTTGCCTCGTCTGACCAATCATGCTGAATTTAAGGACTGGAATCCCAGCACTGCACGAGTTCACTGTTTTGAAGAGGCTTGTGTCATGGTTGCAGAATTCATCCCTGCTGATAGGAAGCTAAGTGAGGCTGGTTTTAAAGCAAGTAACAATCGTTTATTTCAGCTTGTAATGAAGGGCCTACTTTATGAATGCtgtgtagaattttgtcaaagtAAAGCAACTGGAGAAGAAATTACAGAAAGTGAAGTACTACTTGGTATCGACCTCTTATGTGGTAATGGTTGTGATGATTTGGATCTGAGTTTATTGTCATGGCTTCAGAATCTCCCATCTTCGGTCTTCTCTTGTGCTTTTGAACAGAAAATGCTTAATATTCATGTTGACAAACTTCTGAAACCCACAAAAGCTGCATATGCTGATCTTTTGACTCCTCTTATCAGCAAACTTTCTCCCTATCCATCATCTCCATTGAGAAGGCCTCAATCAGCTGATGCCTATATGACCCGCTCTCTGAATCCTGCTTTAGATGGCCTCACTTGTGGACTAACCAGTCATGATAAGAGAATTTCAGACCTTGGGAACAAAACTTCTCCAATGTCACACTCCTTTGCTAACTTCCATTATCCAGGGGTACAAAACCTCAGTAGAAGTCTCATGCTTGAGAATACAGAATGTCACAGTATTTATGAAGAATCCCCTGAACG TGATACACCTGTCGAGGCACAGCGGCCTATCAGCAGTGAAATCCTGGGCCAGAGTTCAGTTTCAGAAAAAGAGCCTGCAAATGGAGCACAGAATTCAGGACCAgctaagcaagaaaaaaatgag ctTCGAGATTCAACAGAACAATTTCAAGAATATTATAGGCAACGATTACGCTATCAACAGCATTTAGAACAGAAGGAGCAACAGCGACAGATATACCAACAGATGCTGCTTGAAGGAGGTGTGAATCAGGAGGATGGTCCTGATCAGCAGCAGAATCTTACCGAACAATTCCTCAATAG gtCCATTCAAAAGCTAGGTGAATTAAATATTGGAATGGATAGCCTTGGTAATGAGGTACCAGCGCTCAACCAGCAATGTAATGGGAACAAAGGCAATGGATCTAATAATTCTTCCATCACTAGTTTTTCTACACCATCCCAAGACTCTAGTCAGAGATTAACACATGATGCTTCAGATATTCACACAAGCACTCCTAGTAATCCTGGATCAATAAATCACACACCTTTTCTTGAGGAATCACCTTCTTGTGGAAACCAAAT TGCACATGACATCCCTAAGCAGCCAGTGGTGCGTTTTAAAAGGAATAAGCATCACAAAGGATCCATTTACTGTGTGGCCTGGAGTCCTTGTGGACAGTTATTAGCGACAGGATCAAATGACAAATACGTCAAAGTGCTGCCCTTCAATGCAGAGACTTGTAATGCAACAG GACCGGATCTGGAATTTAGTATGCATGATGGGACAATTAGAGACTTGGCATTTATGGAAGGCCCAGAAAGTGGTGGAGCTATTTTGATAAGTGCTGGAGCAGGGGATTGTAACATTTATACAACCGATTGTCAAAGAGGACAGGGCCTCCATGCTCTGAGTGGGCATACCG GGCATATTTTAGCGCTTTACACTTGGAGTGGCTGGATGATTGCGTCTGGTTCCCAAGATAAGACTGTTAGGTTCTGGGATCTCCGTGTACCAAGCTGTGTTCGCGTTGTTGGCACAACATTCCATGGAACTG GCAGTGCAGTGGCATCTGTAGCTGTAGATCCCAGTGGCCGTCTCTTAGCCACAGGACAAGAAGATTCCAGCTGCATGTTATATGACATAAGAGGAGGAAGAATGGTACAAAGTTACCACCCTCATTCCAGTGATGTTCGCTCTGTTCGATTCTCTCCTGGAGCTCACTACTTGCTAACAGGATCCTATGATATGAAAATAAAGGTGACAGACCTACAAG GAGACCTCACTAAACAGCTTCCTATCATGGTGGTGGGGGAACACAAGGACAAAGTCATTCAGTGCAGGTGGCACACCCAGGATCTTTCCTTCCTGTCGTCCTCTGCAGACAGAACTGTAACCCTCTGGACATACAGTGGATAG